A stretch of Oncorhynchus tshawytscha isolate Ot180627B unplaced genomic scaffold, Otsh_v2.0 Un_contig_37_pilon_pilon, whole genome shotgun sequence DNA encodes these proteins:
- the LOC112263849 gene encoding la-related protein 6: protein MQALVNAFIRCLNFLLPPSWLHLGFCWWVGDECGKMTWPNPRARFKSRSLLAYQEVATQDCSIPSVSPGPSCVSLAANSTPPQGSPWGRIWGLWPAVERIFGTSLTIHRCGCQRRRGVCAPCSADFNCCSTRNKGIQESTTTGVAEEKVNKPGESAFISGKMTSATMEFRKHIESVSGSSAGREIDEVIIVDQHLQEMGTQVTITVAIQAADDEEPEEEVSSNNLDFLGGSCSEDEFGRHDKSSGAGTSGGELEEESWQPPDPELTQKLVAQIEYYLSDENLEHDAFLLKHVRRNKLGFVSVKLLTSFKKVKHLTRDWRTTAYALRHSTILELNDEGRKVRRRSTVPVFSSESLPSRMLLLSELQSWPELGIAMEGVDGDGREGGATQQEQLMKLLLKAFGTYGAIASVRVLKPGKDLPADLKKLSGRYTQLGTEECAIVEYEEVEAAVKANEAAVSDEGTGSLGLKVVLIGTKPPKKKVPKDQRQCDEGGGMRKSHSLNSRVRELQYLDDSACSSSDTESNPTSPRLARKSCSVNKLSPTGGGAAFQNNHLSPAVSPRTSPWSSPRASPCSQRKSPHSHKSPLASEGRLSPEAGRRWADYSSDSSLTPSGSPWVQRRRQVASQESSPVGSPMLGRKIQGADGLPPGVMRLPRGPDGTRGFHCGVSIGVAEMGEKTASTQT, encoded by the exons ATGCAAGCATTGGTAAACGCATTTATCCGTTGTCTTaattttctcctccctccctcttggcTTCATCTTGGGTTTTGCTGGTGGGTTGGGGATGAGTGCGGAAAGATGACATGGCCCAATCCCAGAGCTCGTTTCAAAAGCAGATCGCTTCTTGCATATCAGGAAGTAGCAACACAAGACTGCTCGATCCCCTCCGTCTCCCCAGGTCCTAGCTGCGTCTCGCTAGCTGCTAACTCCACGCCACCCCAGGGTTCTCCGTGGGGTAGAATTTGGGGGCTCTGGCCAGCTGTGGAGCGCATCTTCGGGACTTCCTTGACCATTCACCGGTGTGGGTGTCAAAGGCGTCGAGGTGTATGTGCCCCGTGTTCTGCAGACTTCAATTGTTGTAGTACAAGGAATAAAGGCATTCAGGAAAGCACTACCACTGGTGTAGCCGAGGAAAAAGTGAACAAACCGGGAGAAAGCGCATTTATTTCGGGTAAAATGACGAGTGCCACCATGGAGTTTCGGAAACATATCGAATCTGTATCAGGTTCGTCAGCGGGACGGGAAATCGACGAGGTGATAATTGTGGATCAACACCTGCAAGAGATGGGGACTCAAGTGACGATAACAGTGGCTATTCAGGCGGCAGACGACGAGGAACCAGAGGAGGAGGTGTCCTCAAACAATCTCGATTTTCTCGGAGGCAGCTGTAGTGAAGACGAATTTGGAAGACATGATAAATCCAG TGGCGCTGGCACGAGTGGTggggagctggaggaggagagctgGCAGCCCCCAGACCCAGAGCTGACCCAGAAGCTGGTGGCCCAGATCGAGTACTACCTGTCGGATGAGAACCTGGAGCACGATGCCTTCCTGCTCAAACACGTCCGACGCAACAAGCTGGGCTTCGTCAGTGTCAAACTGCTTACCTCTTTCAAGAAG GTGAAGCACTTGACACGAGACTGGCGAACAACTGCATATGCTCTGCGCCACTCGACAATACTTGAGCTAAATGATGAGGGGCGCAAAGTGCGTCGCAGATCAACAGTGCCCGTTTTTTCCAGCGAGTCTCTGCCAAGCCGTATGCTGCTACTCAGCGAGCTGCAGAGCTGGCCAGAGCTGGGCATTGCGATGGAGGGTGTGGATGGCGATGGGCGTGAGGGCGGCGCTACCCAACAGGAACAACTGATGAAGCTGCTGCTGAAAGCGTTTGGAACATATGGAGCCATTGCCTCTGTGAGGGTGCTGAAGCCTGGCAAGGACCTGCCAGCCGACCTGAAGAAGCTGAGTGGCCGCTACACACAGCTGGGCACTGAGGAGTGCGCCATCGTGGAGTATGAGGAGGTGGAGGCTGCAGTCAAAGCCAACGAGGCTGCGGTCAGCGATGAGGGGACAGGGTCTCTGGGGTTGAAGGTGGTCCTGATCGGCACCAAGCCTCCCAAGAAGAAGGTCCCCAAAGATCAGCGTCAGTGCGACgagggaggaggaatgaggaAGAGCCACTCACTCAACAGTCGGGTCCGGGAGCTTCAGTATCTCGACGACTCTGCCTGTAGCTCCTCAGATACTGAGAGCAACCCCACCTCCCCCAGACTGGCCCGCAAATCCTGCTCTGTCAATAAGCTAAGTCCCACTGGAGGGGGTGCCGCCTTCCAGAACAATCACCTGAGCCCAGCTGTGTCCCCACGCACAAGCCCCTGGTCGAGCCCCCGGGCCAGCCCATGCTCCCAACGCAAGTCTCCCCACTCCCATAAGTCTCCTTTGGCCAGTGAGGGCAGATTGAGCCCTGAGGCTGGGCGACGTTGGGCGGACTACTCCTCAGACAGCAGCCTAACGCCGTCCGGTAGCCCTTGGGTCCAGAGGCGCAGGCAGGTGGCCTCACAGGAGAGCAGCCCAGTAGGGAGCCCCATGCTGGGTCGAAAGATCCAGGGTGCAGACGGGCTTCCACCAGGTGTAATGCGTCTACCGCGTGGGCCTGATGGAACACGTGGTTTTCACTGTGGTGTGTCCATTGGTGTTGCTGAGATGGGAGAGAAGACTGCTTCTACCCAAACCTGA